One part of the Longimicrobium sp. genome encodes these proteins:
- a CDS encoding peptidase dimerization domain-containing protein → MRLLLRLGSALLVLALSSTGAAAQRQGAPVDSARLAALKDEIAREIEGMHEFTQQMVDQVFSYGELGFQESESSRYLVGILRRNGFTVQEGIAGIPTAWMASWGSGKPVIALGSDLDGIPQASQKPGVAYHSPLVEGAPGHGEGHNSGLPVVITAAIATKKVMQRERIAGTIRIWPGVAEELVAAKAWFVREGFFRDVDVTIFTHVGSNLNVSYGPSDGTGLVSVLYRFQGETAHSAGAPWRGRSALDAVELMNAGWNYRREHLRLPHRSHYVITEGGDQPNVVPRTAAVWYYFREVEYPRIRELWEIGNQIAQGATLMTGTTLDTVQVLGAAWPRHFNRPVAMAMYDNIRRVGLPRWDEADQALARALQRELGNEKTPGLDTALAKIDSGVPPEQNRGGGSDDIGDISWVVPTITLRYPANIPNLPGHHWSNAVSMATPIAHKGSTAGAKATAMTLLDLFTRPELVDSAWSYFRDVQTRDIKYEPLIRPGDQPPVEMNAQTMQRYRPQMRRYYYDSRRYRTYLEQLGITYPTVRAPEPQQD, encoded by the coding sequence ATGCGCCTGCTCCTTCGGTTGGGCTCGGCTCTCCTGGTCCTCGCGCTGTCCTCCACCGGCGCGGCCGCGCAGCGGCAGGGCGCCCCGGTGGATTCGGCGCGGCTCGCCGCGCTCAAGGACGAGATCGCTCGCGAGATCGAGGGGATGCACGAGTTCACGCAGCAGATGGTCGACCAGGTCTTCTCGTACGGGGAGCTGGGCTTCCAGGAGAGCGAGAGCTCCCGCTACCTGGTGGGCATCCTGCGGCGCAACGGCTTCACGGTGCAGGAGGGGATCGCGGGAATCCCGACCGCGTGGATGGCGAGCTGGGGGAGTGGAAAGCCGGTGATCGCGCTGGGGTCGGACCTGGACGGCATCCCCCAGGCCTCTCAGAAGCCGGGTGTCGCCTACCACTCCCCGCTGGTGGAGGGCGCGCCGGGGCACGGGGAGGGGCACAACTCCGGGCTGCCGGTGGTGATCACCGCCGCGATCGCGACCAAGAAGGTGATGCAGCGCGAGCGGATTGCCGGAACCATCCGCATCTGGCCCGGGGTGGCCGAGGAGCTGGTGGCGGCCAAGGCCTGGTTCGTCCGCGAGGGGTTCTTCCGCGACGTGGACGTGACCATCTTCACCCACGTGGGGAGCAACCTCAACGTCTCGTACGGCCCCTCGGACGGCACCGGGCTGGTGAGCGTGCTGTACCGCTTTCAGGGAGAAACGGCGCACTCCGCGGGCGCGCCGTGGCGCGGGCGCAGCGCCTTGGACGCGGTGGAATTGATGAACGCGGGGTGGAACTACCGCCGCGAGCACCTGCGCCTGCCGCACCGCTCGCACTACGTGATCACCGAGGGCGGCGACCAGCCCAACGTGGTGCCGCGCACGGCCGCGGTCTGGTACTACTTCCGCGAGGTCGAGTATCCGCGCATCCGGGAATTGTGGGAGATCGGCAACCAGATCGCCCAGGGGGCCACGCTGATGACGGGGACCACGCTCGACACGGTGCAGGTGCTGGGCGCCGCGTGGCCCCGGCACTTCAACCGCCCGGTGGCGATGGCGATGTACGACAACATCCGCCGCGTGGGCCTTCCCCGGTGGGACGAGGCCGACCAGGCGCTCGCGCGGGCCCTGCAGCGGGAGCTGGGGAACGAGAAGACGCCGGGGCTGGACACCGCCCTCGCGAAGATCGACAGCGGGGTGCCGCCCGAGCAGAACCGCGGCGGCGGGTCGGACGACATCGGCGACATCTCGTGGGTGGTGCCGACCATCACCCTGCGCTATCCGGCCAACATCCCCAACCTGCCGGGCCACCACTGGTCGAACGCGGTGTCCATGGCCACCCCCATCGCGCACAAGGGCTCCACCGCGGGGGCAAAGGCCACCGCGATGACGCTGCTGGACCTGTTCACCCGGCCCGAGCTGGTGGACAGCGCGTGGAGCTACTTCCGCGACGTGCAGACCCGCGACATCAAGTACGAGCCGCTGATCCGCCCCGGCGACCAGCCACCCGTGGAGATGAACGCGCAGACCATGCAGCGCTACCGGCCGCAGATGCGGAGGTACTACTACGATTCCAGGCGGTACCGCACCTACCTGGAGCAGCTCGGAATCACCTACCCGACGGTGCGCGCGCCGGAGCCCCAGCAGGACTGA
- a CDS encoding flavin monoamine oxidase family protein, protein MADHVIVGAGASGLYTAYRLLKDERLPPGDTVRVYEWSERPGGRIYTYTFPEDVGGSDGLYCEFGGMRFATDQDFPEKTTEGHRIVQSLIIELGLAHLVVPFGKSDDRLYYLRGLNVYENDLTLRKLKKLPYRFNTEFLKFLKTNKVKEPYTADTIIGAIAGVFAPGLGDGNEDRQKWCDYFAHGTVPEAGATPTFPAGTPARDIGYWNLLYDQLGDEGYDYAADGNGYSSNVIDWSAADAFENNNDVGSTTSFMRLDGGYSILFEKLAEEVARLAKERPGSGIFYGQQLTELRESRDGTTTCTFVDHLGSRGTHRVEAHRLFLAMPRRALELVAAGCPADYLLNDDRVKYYLEASINQPAIKIVMLWDEAWWTDEKICKHTPRLEWPEKHTGAPTPKKLAPPEAQWVGGPTVTDLPLRMVDYFANNVPGGPGKDGGPYVLLASYDDMTFSSFWRVMEQSGDYEAAPSTLRQPLKGPTSVPIGSPLANLLVKQLAETHGAEVQNVPAPRAVYYQDWGQDPFGAGYHGWAAHYNICDVMDRVRAPYQRILHEPSRHTYVIGSCYSFDQGWVEGALCVAESVLREFLDLPPLKPDLEKYTLVCHAGSGGSDPTKAAKRTRKPKPSSKSHKARNSPR, encoded by the coding sequence ATGGCAGACCACGTCATCGTAGGCGCCGGGGCTTCCGGGCTCTACACCGCGTATCGGCTGCTCAAGGACGAGCGGCTGCCTCCGGGCGACACGGTGCGGGTGTACGAGTGGTCGGAGCGGCCGGGCGGGCGTATCTACACCTACACCTTTCCCGAAGACGTCGGCGGCAGTGACGGCCTGTACTGCGAGTTCGGGGGCATGCGCTTCGCCACCGACCAGGACTTTCCGGAAAAGACGACCGAGGGCCACCGCATCGTCCAGAGCCTGATCATCGAGTTGGGGCTGGCCCACCTGGTGGTGCCCTTCGGCAAGTCCGACGACCGCCTCTACTACCTGCGCGGCCTGAACGTCTACGAGAACGACCTCACCCTCCGAAAGCTCAAGAAGCTCCCGTACCGCTTCAACACCGAGTTCCTGAAGTTCCTCAAGACGAACAAGGTGAAGGAGCCCTACACGGCCGACACCATCATCGGCGCCATCGCCGGCGTCTTTGCCCCGGGGCTGGGCGACGGCAACGAAGACCGCCAGAAGTGGTGCGACTACTTCGCCCACGGCACGGTGCCCGAGGCCGGCGCCACGCCCACCTTTCCCGCGGGGACGCCGGCGCGCGACATCGGCTACTGGAACCTGCTGTACGACCAGCTGGGCGACGAGGGCTACGACTACGCGGCCGACGGCAACGGCTACTCGTCGAACGTCATCGACTGGAGCGCGGCCGACGCGTTCGAGAACAACAACGACGTCGGCTCCACCACCAGCTTCATGCGCCTGGACGGCGGCTACAGCATTCTGTTCGAGAAGCTGGCCGAGGAGGTCGCCAGGCTTGCGAAGGAGCGTCCCGGCTCCGGCATCTTCTACGGCCAGCAGCTGACGGAGCTCCGCGAATCCCGGGACGGCACCACCACCTGCACCTTCGTGGACCACCTGGGCTCGCGCGGAACCCACCGCGTGGAGGCCCACCGGCTGTTCCTGGCCATGCCCCGCCGGGCGCTGGAGCTGGTCGCGGCGGGATGCCCCGCCGACTACCTGCTCAACGACGACCGGGTGAAGTACTACCTGGAGGCCTCCATCAACCAGCCCGCCATCAAGATCGTGATGCTGTGGGACGAGGCATGGTGGACGGACGAAAAGATCTGCAAGCACACGCCGCGGCTGGAGTGGCCGGAGAAGCACACCGGGGCCCCGACGCCGAAGAAGCTCGCCCCGCCCGAGGCGCAGTGGGTGGGCGGGCCCACCGTCACCGACCTGCCGCTCCGCATGGTGGACTACTTCGCCAACAACGTTCCGGGCGGGCCTGGCAAGGATGGCGGCCCGTACGTGCTGCTGGCGAGCTACGACGACATGACCTTTTCCAGCTTCTGGCGCGTGATGGAGCAGAGCGGCGACTACGAGGCCGCTCCCTCCACCCTGCGGCAGCCGCTGAAGGGGCCCACGTCCGTGCCCATCGGCTCGCCGCTCGCCAACCTCCTCGTCAAGCAGCTCGCCGAAACGCACGGCGCCGAGGTGCAGAACGTGCCGGCGCCCCGGGCGGTCTACTACCAGGACTGGGGACAGGACCCGTTCGGGGCCGGCTACCACGGCTGGGCGGCGCACTACAACATCTGCGACGTGATGGACCGGGTTCGCGCGCCGTACCAGCGGATCCTGCACGAGCCTTCCCGCCACACCTACGTGATCGGCTCGTGCTATTCGTTCGACCAGGGGTGGGTGGAAGGCGCCCTCTGCGTCGCCGAGTCGGTGCTGCGGGAGTTCCTGGACCTCCCGCCCCTCAAGCCCGACCTGGAGAAGTACACGCTGGTCTGCCACGCCGGGTCCGGCGGGTCCGACCCGACCAAGGCGGCCAAGCGCAC